The following DNA comes from Ammospiza caudacuta isolate bAmmCau1 chromosome 7, bAmmCau1.pri, whole genome shotgun sequence.
CTGAGACCTTGAGAAGGGGATGGGCATTTGGTGGACTGTGGGGATCCATCTGCTCTCAGCAATGTCAGGATGGTTTTTAAGGGAAACATGGGAGGGTGATCATCCTCTGTCTGGGAAAGGTGAAAGCCCAGAGAATCCTGGAACAGGACAGGGTGACAGACGTCCTCCCCTTCTTCTCCACTCACCACCTTGTCTCAGAGAACTCACTGTTCTCCCTGAgggcagcagaaatgcagagggTTTCTGACATCCAAAAATAATCAGCAGGGGAGATGAAGAAAAGCTGTAAATAACACTAGTATGTTTAAACAGACTTTACCATTCCTGTTCTCTGGCAGTGAGAGGGCAGATGCTGACAGGGCTGTCTGTGTTAACAGAGATTCAAAGAAGAACACGAGGACAGGTCCCTGTGCCTCTCCTATgtctgcacagcaaggctgAACTATAAAAACCTCTGTGTGTACCTGCCCTAAACCTGAAGTCCCACtcaggcagcaccagccaggGCTCCAAACTTGGAGCTGAAGAAAAATCTTCTGGAAATTGAAAAGGGTGTCAGAGTGTTACAGGAGAAGGGTCTATGGAAAAAGGCTTTGATTTTGCTGGAAGGAGTTACTCCCAACCGGTCACTGACTTTTCTTCATGAACAGCTCCCAATGGCCAGAGAAatcaaatgtccaacagcagctccatcaggcacttcctcctgctggcattggcagacacacggcagctgcagctcctgcacttctgcctcttgctgggcatctccctggctgccctcctgggcaacggcctcatcatcagcgccatagcctgcggccaccacctgcacacgcccatgttcttcttcctgctcaacctggccctcagcgacctgggcatgatctgcaccactgtccccaaagccatgcacaattccctctgggacaccagcaccatctcctactcaggatgtgctgcacagctctttttttttgtgtttttcatgtCATTAGAGGTTTCCCTactgaccatcatgtgctacgaccgctacgtgtccatctgcaaacccctgcactatgggaccctcctgggcagcagagcttgtgcccacatggcagcagctgcctgggccagtgcctttctctattcactgctgcacacagccaatacattttccctgcccctgtgccatggcaatgccctggacCAGTTCTTTTGTGAAATCCCTCAGAttctcaagctctcctgctccaattCCTACCTCAGGGAACTTGGGCTTCTTGCTGTAAGTGTCTTTGTAGCCTCAAGCTgctttgtgttcattgttttctcctatgtgcagatcttcagggctgtgctgaggatcccctctgagcagggacggcacaaagccttttccacctgcctccctcacctggctgttcTCTCCCTGTTTCTCAGCACTAGCTTTTTTGCCTACCTGAAgccctcctccatctcctccccatccatggatctggccctgtcagttctttactcagtggtgcctccagccctgaaccccctcatctacagcttGAGAAACCaagagctcaaggctgcagtgtggagattGGTGACTGGACAAtatcagaaacattaaactgctggccaaTTTCTGCAAATCACTTGAAATCAATGTAATCTTTCATTGTTCTTGTTGGGTATGGTGGTTGGTTTATTattctcattatttttatttttttttttagtattgtCCAAATGAAATGCTACTGgttttgccatttctcatttcatttctCTCCACCTTTGCTGTGGCTccagactgtgtcaatgaggaGCTGTGCTCTCAGTGGCTCTAAAGGAGCTAAAGGATCTCCAAGCAAAGTTTTAACCAGAGTTCCCCCTCTTGTTGCCttttctggagctgcagcagcaatgtctgtgtgcagagctgggggcagatcagtgctggcccagcagctgtgcccagcagcagcagcacttggtgttgccagtgctgctgccgtggccctgccccgctgccctggtggccctggtgttgctgcaggtcctgagtgctctcagggccgggctcagccctgggggtggcagtgctggggctgcagcagggacaggccatgggcactgctggggcagtgctgacgcctcagcccagggcctgggggctccaggctccttgcccaggctctctcaagagCACACTCAGGCCAATGCTCAGTACAGAAAAcccccgtgagcagccccaggctggccgtgggcaggctggaggcaaacagcatggctggtgctctgcaagggccctggggcagacgggaaggaacagcagagcaggggctgatccatccccagtgcgctggagagcccagggcagtgtcccagagcgtcctgatggagctgccaacaacatcccccctcttCAGCCTGGCCTCTCTCCAGCTCACATAGGggccccatccttgcaggcacagacacagcagcactggctcagcagcccctgtttgcattgcacagagcagcgggagcacccccatgctgttgctgtggggacatgaacctgagggagcacaaatgccatcagcccctggggccagcaagggctgggggacaccagggaaaccgctcagctttgtcctggcctctgcagtcagccagaaagtttgttcctatcagctgggagtttcctgtcccactgcagactctgttgctcagagccagggctgcctggctgccaCTCCCAAACTGCCCCGAGCATTTCCCTgccttcacctttgctttccttcctctttgcTGATCCAGATTTCTTCCAATTGCCCATtgctgttccctcccctgcaaacagcctatccctgttttccctttcctctttggcCCCACTCtccattgcagttcctgacttgccCCCATGGGAGCATCCCTTTTGGAGCAGGATCATactacaagtgctgcaggaattgtctgcaggctcctgcagttcctcctgctgctcccttgccagaggcaccccaggccaggggggcacatctgagctgctgtgtctggctctggggctccctgttctgggcagtgaggaggagctgcagaggctctgcaggactgacaggatgggctttggggctggcaggagaagctgaggaacctgggctgctcgagcttctgaagaggaggcccagggctcatcctgcaactTCTCCAAGGGTGTTTGCAGAggatcccagaatcagcaaggttggaaaagatcttggAGATCATCAATCCAATCTTTCCCCTGCCTTGTGtcctctgagcctcctcttctccaggaaagacaacctcagctccctcagctgtgctccagacccctcccagcaTTGTGTCCCTTCTgtggacacgctccagcccctccatgtccatCCTAAATTGGGGGCCCCAGAACTGCAgacagcactcaaggtgctcccaagcagtgctgagcacaggggaacaatccctgtcctgctcctgctggccacaccattcctgatccaggccaggagccattggccttcttgcccacctgggcacactgctgcctcatgtccagcctgctgtccatcaatCCCT
Coding sequences within:
- the LOC131560154 gene encoding olfactory receptor 14J1-like; the encoded protein is MSNSSSIRHFLLLALADTRQLQLLHFCLLLGISLAALLGNGLIISAIACGHHLHTPMFFFLLNLALSDLGMICTTVPKAMHNSLWDTSTISYSGCAAQLFFFVFFMSLEVSLLTIMCYDRYVSICKPLHYGTLLGSRACAHMAAAAWASAFLYSLLHTANTFSLPLCHGNALDQFFCEIPQILKLSCSNSYLRELGLLAVSVFVASSCFVFIVFSYVQIFRAVLRIPSEQGRHKAFSTCLPHLAVLSLFLSTSFFAYLKPSSISSPSMDLALSVLYSVVPPALNPLIYSLRNQELKAAVWRLVTGQYQKH